The following proteins are co-located in the Aggregicoccus sp. 17bor-14 genome:
- a CDS encoding FAD-dependent oxidoreductase — MAHTPLFRHLTRALRQAHAAERTGLPVDALLERPLSRRRVLQGAGALAALSALPACTRASQHPASDDPVLIVGAGLAGLTAAWRLRQAGVPVRVVDAQARVGGRMHSLRGHFAPGQVAELGGELIDTDHTTVQRLAREVGLTLEDYQEDDPRLAKDRWYFGGRLRSEAELVEAFRPVAREVLRAREELGTEGFDYRSPGRATRLDRLPLAQWLEACEAEGWVRQLLDVAYATEYGRATSEQSALNLLVMLSPESPPFHLYGDSDERFHLRGGNDALPRALAERVQDALVLETRLEAVREGSAGGYTCSFRRGGRSHTLSARTLVLALPFSLLRDVALEVELPAVKRQAIAHLRYGTNAKLMVGFSARPWRAQHGSNGSTLTDLEYQVTWETSRLQPGAAGILTNFTGAAAGLALGEGTAAAQAQRFTAELERVFPGTAALRTTEARFHWPSHPFTRGSYSCYGPGDWTGFGGAEGERVGGLHFAGEHCSRIAQGFMEGAAETGEAVARAILQERQLRAPG, encoded by the coding sequence ATGGCGCACACGCCGCTGTTCCGTCACCTCACCCGCGCGCTGCGCCAGGCCCACGCCGCCGAGCGCACGGGCCTGCCCGTGGACGCGCTGCTCGAGCGCCCCCTCTCGCGCCGCCGCGTGCTGCAGGGCGCGGGGGCTCTCGCGGCCCTCTCCGCGCTCCCGGCCTGCACGCGCGCCTCGCAGCACCCCGCGTCCGACGACCCCGTGCTCATCGTGGGCGCGGGGCTCGCCGGCCTCACGGCGGCGTGGCGGCTGCGGCAGGCGGGCGTCCCCGTGCGGGTGGTGGATGCACAGGCGCGGGTGGGCGGGCGCATGCACAGCCTGCGCGGGCACTTCGCGCCCGGGCAGGTGGCGGAGCTGGGCGGCGAGCTCATCGACACCGACCACACGACCGTGCAGCGGCTCGCGCGCGAGGTGGGCCTCACGCTCGAGGACTACCAGGAGGACGACCCGCGGCTCGCGAAGGACCGCTGGTACTTCGGAGGCCGCCTGCGCAGCGAGGCCGAGCTGGTGGAGGCCTTCCGCCCGGTAGCGCGCGAGGTGCTGCGCGCGCGCGAGGAGCTGGGCACGGAGGGCTTCGACTACCGTAGCCCGGGGCGTGCCACGCGGCTGGACCGCCTGCCGCTCGCGCAGTGGCTCGAGGCGTGCGAGGCGGAGGGCTGGGTGCGGCAGCTCCTGGACGTGGCCTACGCCACCGAGTACGGCCGGGCCACCTCCGAGCAGAGCGCGCTGAACCTGCTGGTGATGCTCAGCCCGGAGTCGCCGCCCTTCCACCTCTACGGGGACAGCGACGAGCGCTTCCACCTCCGCGGCGGCAATGATGCGCTGCCGCGCGCGCTCGCCGAGCGGGTGCAGGATGCGCTCGTGCTGGAGACGCGGCTGGAGGCGGTGCGCGAGGGGAGCGCCGGCGGCTACACGTGCAGCTTCCGGCGCGGCGGCCGCAGCCACACGCTCTCCGCGCGCACGCTGGTGCTGGCGCTGCCCTTCAGCCTGCTGCGCGACGTGGCGCTGGAGGTGGAGCTGCCGGCGGTGAAGCGGCAGGCGATTGCGCACCTGCGCTACGGCACCAACGCGAAGCTGATGGTGGGCTTCTCCGCCAGGCCCTGGCGCGCGCAGCACGGCAGCAACGGCAGCACGCTCACCGACCTTGAATACCAGGTCACCTGGGAGACGAGCCGGCTGCAGCCCGGGGCCGCGGGCATCCTCACCAACTTCACCGGCGCGGCCGCGGGGCTCGCGCTGGGGGAGGGCACGGCCGCGGCGCAGGCGCAGCGCTTCACGGCGGAGCTGGAGCGGGTCTTCCCCGGCACCGCCGCGCTGCGCACGACGGAGGCGCGCTTCCACTGGCCGAGCCATCCCTTCACGCGCGGCTCCTACTCCTGCTACGGGCCCGGCGACTGGACGGGCTTCGGCGGCGCGGAGGGCGAGCGCGTGGGAGGCCTGCACTTCGCGGGCGAGCACTGCAGCCGCATCGCCCAGGGCTTCATGGAGGGCGCGGCCGAGACGGGCGAGGCCGTCGCCCGCGCCATCCTCCAGGAGCGCCAACTTCGCGCGCCAGGTTGA